One genomic region from Solwaraspora sp. WMMD792 encodes:
- a CDS encoding Lrp/AsnC ligand binding domain-containing protein: MVQAYILIQTEVGKARDVADAIADISGVVRVDAVTGPYDVVVLTEAHTVDELGTMIVSRVQMVPGITRTLTCSVVRL; encoded by the coding sequence GTGGTCCAGGCATACATCCTCATCCAGACCGAAGTCGGAAAGGCACGCGACGTCGCCGACGCGATCGCGGACATCTCCGGCGTGGTCCGGGTGGACGCGGTGACCGGGCCGTACGACGTGGTCGTGCTCACCGAGGCGCACACCGTGGACGAACTCGGGACGATGATAGTCAGCCGGGTCCAGATGGTGCCGGGCATCACCCGGACCCTGACGTGTTCGGTGGTACGACTGTGA
- a CDS encoding DUF3515 family protein has product MTTEQVDVSAAGSPAAGDPAPGGRSPDRPAPGGPDRTTRQAAIWATVVALPLTVIVALAAFSRLAPAGSDDDPGAAADPSASASAGVAPVPTTPVQIAAPALDERAEIVCRALVSQLPGTLRDLPQRRVTDGAEQNAAYGEPPITVACGVPAAQFPPTDLVYALDGVCWHAAEQADATVWTTVDREIPVRVSVPGSYDEPGQWVTAFADPLIETVPSDADAAPRGCRA; this is encoded by the coding sequence GTGACAACTGAGCAGGTGGACGTCTCTGCCGCCGGGTCGCCGGCAGCCGGCGACCCGGCTCCGGGCGGACGGTCTCCGGACAGGCCGGCTCCGGGTGGGCCGGACCGGACGACCCGGCAGGCGGCTATCTGGGCGACCGTGGTGGCGTTGCCGTTGACCGTGATCGTGGCGCTCGCCGCGTTCAGCCGGCTCGCCCCGGCCGGGTCCGACGACGACCCGGGGGCCGCCGCAGACCCGTCGGCGTCGGCGTCCGCCGGTGTCGCGCCGGTGCCGACCACGCCGGTGCAGATCGCCGCCCCGGCGTTGGACGAACGCGCCGAGATCGTCTGCCGGGCGCTGGTCTCCCAACTGCCGGGTACGCTGCGCGACCTGCCGCAGCGGCGGGTCACCGACGGCGCCGAGCAGAACGCCGCGTACGGCGAACCACCGATCACCGTCGCCTGCGGGGTGCCGGCGGCGCAGTTCCCACCGACCGACCTGGTGTACGCGCTGGACGGGGTCTGCTGGCACGCCGCCGAGCAGGCCGACGCCACCGTCTGGACCACCGTCGACCGGGAGATCCCGGTGCGGGTGAGCGTGCCCGGCTCCTACGACGAACCGGGCCAGTGGGTGACCGCGTTCGCCGACCCGCTGATCGAGACGGTGCCCAGCGACGCGGACGCCGCCCCGCGCGGCTGCCGCGCCTGA
- a CDS encoding GNAT family N-acetyltransferase, with the protein MLQAGVEIRRVRYTDAVAQRLVAAAMADLGARYGGTGDDTPVDPTHFDPPGGAFLIAHLDGAPAGCAGWRSHGSSGEDAELKRMYVADAARGRGVARALLAAVERSAAGQGRRRVILECGDKQPEAIALYSSCGYARIPNFGYYRDSPGCLSFGRVLTADW; encoded by the coding sequence CTGCTTCAGGCCGGCGTCGAGATCCGCCGGGTCCGCTACACCGACGCGGTGGCGCAACGCCTGGTGGCCGCCGCCATGGCCGATCTGGGTGCCCGCTACGGCGGCACCGGCGACGACACCCCGGTCGACCCGACCCACTTCGACCCGCCCGGCGGTGCCTTCCTGATCGCCCACCTGGACGGGGCACCGGCCGGCTGCGCCGGCTGGCGCAGCCACGGCAGCTCCGGCGAGGACGCCGAGCTGAAGCGGATGTACGTCGCCGACGCCGCCCGCGGTCGCGGGGTGGCCCGCGCGCTGCTCGCCGCCGTCGAACGCTCCGCCGCCGGCCAGGGCCGCCGCCGGGTCATCCTGGAGTGCGGCGACAAGCAGCCCGAGGCGATCGCACTCTACAGCAGCTGCGGGTACGCCCGGATCCCGAACTTCGGCTACTACCGGGACTCGCCGGGCTGCCTGTCCTTCGGCCGGGTACTCACCGCCGACTGGTGA
- a CDS encoding polymorphic toxin-type HINT domain-containing protein → MSGRRVNRFWLSGVRRRVAGVTAVVVVASALAAPQAVAAPVGTAAEPDVGQRSVPVAEHVPAGVDDESSVADFAPVPPVWPQAASVVADLSSGSAAVDVGGLPVVLSAPEPVGDVLSGRVRADWADASEVPDRVRVEVVDPVEASAAGVALVVRVAVEGESVAGGGVRLELDYSGFAGAFGAAWASRLRLVGLSECALVETSDPECAGPVGLGSRNDPLVGRIGADVELSAGGAGAGRADAAVSGGGAVVGLLAAGDGETGSFKRTSLGQSASWQAGQSGGGFSWSYPLEVPPSPGGLEPEVSFGYSSSAVDGRTNGENSQPSWIGEGWDFHPGFIERSYRTCSDDLEGFPAHYTNATPDPCWREPNAKLVWRGQSTEIVLGDGDGKWRLANDDGSRIELLTGRHGYTHNGEAWRLTTTDGTQFYFGRQRLPGWNAGDRETNSVMGQGVFANHTWEPCYRSDGFYYSRCFMAYRWNLDYVVDVHGNSMSYWYDRELSRAGITGTGTYQVQYDRGSALRRVEYGTVAGGEADTVNPPMRVLFAVGDRCLSSCWNGSSPNTASWPDTPWDLQCDAAPCNNNIGPSYFTAKRLTSVTTQVRVGGVYQDVDRWDLSHGFPSTNESSALNPPSLWLSGIQRTGLAGGQVALPQVTFGGTRYANRTDHNVSAAVPVTNKYRITEINTESGGRIEITYEGSDCTVSSQADPDHNSKRCFPQYYKPDGSPAGWSWWNKYRVTQVVERDLVGGSPAVTHSYAYSTAGATSTVLWHHNDADVWSRSLPLRTWSDFRGWPTVTVTTGTGSGHQTQSRYLYFRGMHRDRTDAGPGTRWVTLTGTDGAVHGDDWWRAGFLYERIDYAAPGGQQLNRTIQQVAGYATSLREEDPVHAQPATWQSVISRVVTTIGYTWLEHDGTWRHTRTVDTWDTTYGTLISSDDRGDVSTLADDVCTRYTYARNTGAPWLIDTASRVETVATPCGSTPSYPDDLLSDTRFYRDGATSHSTAPTRGLVTKVETARSHDGTTPTYLTTGTTTYDAHGRPLTVTDALNRTTTTAYTPASGAPTTAVTATNPLGHDATTTLDPRRGLPTEVSDINDKVSTGVYDPLGRLTTVWAPGRPTTETPDLEYAYTITKTAPSHIRTRALGPNGNQIDSYDIYDGLLRPRQTQVTAPDGKRTISDTQYDVRGQTVKTSMFYNDASGPTGTLVTFADTAIESQTRTVYDGAGRPTRTQLWSANTLQWETVTGYDGDRVTLDPPTGGTPTTTLVDARGRQTALRQHTGSSPTGAYEETSYGYNPRDELTTVTDPAGNQWTYTYDLLGRRTGTVDPDAGTSTSTYDNADQLVTTTDGRGETLWYGYDNLGRRTELRDDTSTGALRASWTYDTLELGQLTSATRHHNGDAYTTAVTGYDDGYRPLGATVTIPAAETGLAGTYTTSHTYHDNGTPATTSLPAIGGLPAETLTYGYHTASGLPTTLTTGTDTFVSATSYHYDGSIAQRVLGTGGTRIRVSSPVETATRRLAASQVDTEHPTTPDTWDDAATTSYTYDPAGNVTSMAGTTAGVADQAECFTYDHLRRLTQAWTETTPTCTTPQRTGADPYRQAFTYDTTGNRLTATTWTATGSTTATSTYPTPGSPQPHAVTAVDHTGDTTRTDTYAYTTGGHTQTRTVDGVTQTLTWDAEGRLATTTEPGLDTTNIYDTSGNRLIRRDTTGTTLYLGHTELRRTTSNGQIDGTRHYQHAGATIAVRTVTGLTWLIPDHHGTNQISIDPTTHDLTRRRTLPFGDTRGTPPTAWPDDKGFVGGTQDPNSLTHIGARHYDPTLGRFISVDPIMDPADPQQMHGYAYANNNPTTYSDPTGLYITGDNDGHVRSYGKKNGKHVTKNYTPKSASPESYEKVTVVANQNYRVETNGFGQVFLNDYPIPSGGPDAAELVGYLAEHCQGDRWCHGEFHCGNYLSCDQMNTYLDANAVLYQICTKGYCSNDFWEKVADDNIILVGLVHGMFEGLGAVGGGGRRIKTGLPLHSDFRYYLSACKNSFASATLVLMADGSTKKIEQVEVGDMVLATDPETGRTAQKSVTDTITGDGDKSLVAVTIESDKGNPGAEGKTLIATDRHPFWLPKLDKWVDADDLEIGQWLRTSTGTYVQISAISRWVERRTVYNLTVADIHTYYVLADNTPVLVHNCPVAPGGRPGKDFTPAEKRAVWDENGNSYGVNVCERCGVEVSKPRKSERGVTPPTNEGQVDHIVPKSRGGSGDRSNGQLLCRLCNREKWDN, encoded by the coding sequence ATGTCGGGTCGTCGGGTCAACCGGTTCTGGTTGTCGGGTGTGCGTCGCCGGGTCGCTGGGGTGACGGCGGTCGTGGTGGTGGCGTCGGCGTTGGCGGCTCCGCAGGCGGTGGCGGCGCCGGTGGGGACGGCGGCGGAGCCGGATGTGGGCCAGCGGTCGGTGCCGGTGGCGGAGCATGTGCCGGCGGGGGTGGATGACGAGTCGTCGGTGGCGGATTTCGCGCCGGTGCCTCCGGTGTGGCCGCAGGCGGCGTCGGTGGTGGCGGATTTGTCGTCTGGGTCGGCGGCGGTGGATGTGGGTGGTCTGCCGGTGGTGTTGTCGGCTCCGGAGCCGGTGGGTGACGTGTTGTCGGGGCGGGTGCGGGCTGATTGGGCGGATGCGTCGGAGGTGCCGGACCGGGTGCGGGTGGAGGTGGTGGATCCGGTTGAGGCGTCGGCGGCGGGGGTGGCGTTGGTGGTGCGGGTGGCGGTCGAGGGTGAGTCGGTGGCCGGTGGTGGGGTGCGGTTGGAGTTGGACTATTCGGGGTTCGCGGGGGCGTTCGGTGCGGCGTGGGCGTCGCGGTTGCGGTTGGTGGGGTTGTCGGAGTGTGCGTTGGTGGAGACGTCGGATCCTGAGTGTGCCGGGCCGGTGGGGTTGGGTTCGCGGAATGATCCGTTGGTGGGGCGGATCGGGGCGGATGTGGAGTTGTCCGCTGGCGGGGCGGGGGCGGGTCGGGCCGACGCCGCTGTTTCTGGTGGTGGTGCGGTGGTGGGGTTGCTGGCGGCGGGTGACGGGGAGACGGGGTCGTTCAAGCGGACGTCGTTGGGGCAGTCGGCGTCGTGGCAGGCGGGCCAGTCGGGGGGTGGGTTCTCGTGGTCGTATCCGTTGGAGGTGCCGCCGTCGCCGGGTGGGTTGGAGCCGGAGGTGTCGTTCGGGTATTCGTCGTCGGCGGTGGATGGTCGGACGAACGGGGAGAACTCGCAGCCGTCGTGGATCGGTGAGGGTTGGGATTTCCATCCGGGGTTCATCGAGCGGTCGTACCGGACGTGCAGTGATGATCTTGAGGGGTTTCCGGCGCATTACACGAACGCGACGCCGGATCCGTGTTGGCGGGAGCCGAACGCGAAGCTGGTGTGGCGGGGGCAGTCGACGGAGATCGTGCTGGGTGACGGGGACGGGAAGTGGCGGCTGGCCAACGATGACGGTTCCCGGATCGAGTTGTTGACCGGCCGGCATGGTTACACGCACAACGGTGAGGCGTGGCGGTTGACCACGACGGACGGTACGCAGTTCTACTTCGGTCGGCAGCGGTTGCCGGGGTGGAACGCGGGGGATCGTGAGACGAACTCGGTGATGGGGCAGGGTGTTTTCGCGAACCACACGTGGGAGCCGTGTTACCGCTCGGACGGTTTCTACTATTCGCGGTGTTTCATGGCGTACCGGTGGAATCTGGATTATGTGGTGGATGTCCACGGGAACTCGATGTCGTACTGGTACGACCGGGAGTTGAGCCGGGCGGGGATCACCGGGACGGGCACGTATCAGGTGCAGTACGACCGGGGGAGTGCGCTGCGGCGGGTGGAGTACGGCACGGTGGCCGGTGGTGAGGCGGACACGGTGAACCCGCCGATGCGGGTGTTGTTCGCGGTGGGTGACCGGTGTCTGTCGTCGTGTTGGAACGGGAGTTCGCCGAACACGGCGAGCTGGCCGGACACGCCGTGGGATCTGCAGTGTGACGCGGCGCCGTGCAACAACAACATCGGGCCGTCGTACTTCACGGCGAAGCGGTTGACGTCGGTGACGACGCAGGTGCGGGTCGGCGGGGTGTATCAGGACGTGGACCGGTGGGACCTGAGTCACGGTTTCCCGTCGACGAACGAGTCGAGCGCGTTGAATCCGCCGTCGTTGTGGCTGTCGGGTATCCAGCGGACGGGTCTGGCCGGTGGGCAGGTGGCGTTGCCGCAGGTGACGTTCGGCGGGACCCGGTACGCGAACCGGACGGATCACAACGTGTCGGCGGCGGTGCCGGTGACGAACAAGTACCGGATTACCGAGATCAACACCGAGTCGGGTGGGCGGATCGAGATCACCTATGAGGGTTCGGACTGCACGGTGTCGTCGCAGGCGGATCCGGACCACAACTCGAAGCGGTGTTTCCCGCAGTACTACAAGCCGGACGGGTCGCCGGCGGGGTGGTCGTGGTGGAACAAGTACCGGGTGACGCAGGTGGTGGAGCGGGACCTGGTCGGCGGTTCACCGGCGGTGACGCACAGCTACGCGTATTCGACGGCGGGGGCGACGTCGACGGTGTTGTGGCATCACAACGACGCGGATGTGTGGTCGCGGTCGTTGCCGTTGCGGACGTGGTCGGATTTCCGTGGCTGGCCGACGGTGACGGTGACCACCGGCACCGGGAGTGGGCATCAGACGCAGTCCCGGTACCTGTATTTCCGGGGGATGCACCGGGACCGCACCGACGCCGGTCCCGGCACGAGGTGGGTGACGTTGACCGGCACGGACGGCGCGGTGCACGGCGACGACTGGTGGCGGGCCGGTTTCCTGTACGAGCGGATCGACTACGCCGCCCCGGGCGGGCAGCAGCTGAACCGGACGATCCAGCAGGTGGCCGGCTACGCCACCTCCCTGCGTGAGGAGGATCCGGTCCACGCCCAGCCGGCCACCTGGCAGTCGGTGATCTCCCGGGTCGTCACCACGATCGGGTACACGTGGCTGGAACACGATGGCACGTGGCGGCACACCCGGACCGTCGACACCTGGGACACCACCTACGGCACCCTGATCTCCTCCGACGACCGAGGTGACGTGTCCACCCTCGCCGACGACGTGTGCACCCGGTACACGTACGCCCGCAACACCGGCGCCCCGTGGCTGATCGACACCGCGTCGCGGGTGGAGACCGTCGCGACGCCGTGCGGCAGCACCCCGTCCTACCCGGACGATCTGCTGTCCGACACCCGTTTCTACCGCGACGGCGCCACCAGCCACAGCACCGCGCCGACCCGGGGCCTGGTCACCAAGGTCGAGACAGCGCGGTCCCACGACGGCACTACCCCGACCTACCTCACCACCGGCACCACCACCTACGACGCCCACGGCCGGCCGTTGACCGTCACCGACGCCCTCAACCGGACCACGACCACCGCCTACACCCCGGCGTCCGGTGCGCCGACGACGGCCGTCACGGCCACCAACCCGCTCGGTCACGACGCCACCACCACCCTCGACCCGCGTCGTGGCCTGCCGACCGAGGTCAGCGACATCAACGACAAAGTCTCCACCGGCGTGTACGACCCCCTCGGCCGGCTGACCACGGTGTGGGCCCCCGGCCGGCCCACCACCGAGACACCCGACCTCGAGTACGCGTACACGATCACCAAGACCGCGCCCAGCCACATCCGGACCCGCGCCCTGGGACCGAACGGCAACCAGATCGACAGCTACGACATCTACGACGGGCTGCTGCGGCCCCGGCAGACCCAGGTGACCGCCCCGGACGGTAAACGCACCATCAGCGACACCCAGTACGACGTACGCGGCCAGACGGTCAAGACGTCGATGTTCTACAACGACGCGTCCGGGCCGACCGGCACCCTGGTCACCTTCGCCGACACCGCCATCGAGTCGCAGACCCGCACCGTGTACGACGGTGCCGGCCGGCCCACCCGTACCCAGCTGTGGTCGGCGAACACCCTGCAGTGGGAGACCGTCACCGGCTACGACGGTGACCGGGTCACCCTCGACCCACCCACCGGCGGCACCCCCACCACCACACTCGTCGACGCCCGGGGCCGGCAGACCGCCCTACGCCAACACACCGGCTCGTCGCCGACCGGCGCCTACGAGGAGACCAGCTACGGCTACAACCCGCGTGACGAGCTGACCACGGTCACCGACCCGGCCGGGAACCAGTGGACCTACACCTACGACCTGCTCGGCCGGCGTACCGGCACCGTCGACCCCGACGCCGGCACCTCCACCAGCACCTACGACAACGCCGACCAGCTGGTCACCACCACCGACGGCCGCGGCGAAACCCTCTGGTACGGCTACGACAACCTTGGCCGCCGTACCGAGCTGCGCGACGACACCTCCACTGGCGCACTGCGGGCGTCGTGGACGTACGACACCCTTGAGCTCGGTCAGCTGACCTCCGCCACCCGCCACCACAATGGTGACGCCTACACGACGGCGGTCACCGGCTATGACGACGGCTACCGGCCCCTCGGCGCCACGGTCACCATCCCGGCCGCCGAAACCGGGCTGGCCGGCACCTACACCACCAGCCACACGTACCACGACAACGGCACCCCGGCGACCACCAGCCTGCCCGCGATCGGCGGCCTGCCCGCCGAAACCCTCACCTACGGCTACCACACCGCGTCCGGCCTGCCCACCACCCTCACCACCGGCACCGACACATTCGTCTCCGCGACCAGCTACCACTACGACGGCAGCATCGCCCAGCGCGTCCTCGGCACCGGCGGCACCCGTATCCGGGTGTCCTCACCGGTCGAGACCGCGACCCGCCGTCTCGCCGCCTCGCAGGTCGACACCGAACACCCCACCACCCCCGACACGTGGGACGACGCCGCCACCACCAGCTACACCTACGACCCCGCCGGCAACGTCACCTCGATGGCCGGCACCACCGCCGGTGTCGCAGACCAGGCCGAATGCTTCACCTACGACCACCTCCGCCGCCTCACCCAGGCCTGGACCGAAACCACCCCCACCTGCACCACCCCGCAACGCACCGGCGCCGACCCCTACCGGCAGGCCTTCACCTACGACACCACCGGGAACCGACTTACCGCGACCACCTGGACCGCGACCGGGTCGACGACCGCCACCTCCACCTACCCCACCCCGGGCAGCCCCCAACCCCACGCCGTCACCGCCGTCGACCACACCGGCGACACCACCCGCACCGACACGTACGCGTACACCACCGGCGGGCACACCCAAACCCGCACCGTCGACGGTGTCACCCAGACCCTCACCTGGGACGCGGAAGGCCGCCTCGCCACCACCACCGAACCCGGCCTGGACACCACCAACATCTACGACACCTCAGGGAACCGGCTCATCCGCCGCGACACCACCGGCACCACCCTCTACCTCGGCCACACCGAACTCCGCCGCACCACCAGCAACGGCCAGATCGACGGCACCCGCCACTACCAACACGCCGGCGCCACCATCGCCGTCCGCACCGTCACCGGCCTCACCTGGCTCATCCCCGACCACCACGGCACCAACCAGATCAGCATCGACCCCACCACCCACGACCTCACCCGCCGCCGCACCCTCCCCTTCGGCGACACCCGCGGCACCCCACCCACCGCCTGGCCCGACGACAAAGGCTTCGTCGGCGGCACACAAGACCCCAACAGCCTCACCCACATCGGCGCACGCCACTACGACCCCACACTCGGACGGTTCATCTCCGTCGACCCCATCATGGACCCGGCCGACCCCCAGCAGATGCACGGCTACGCCTACGCCAACAACAACCCCACTACCTACTCGGACCCCACCGGTCTGTACATCACTGGAGACAACGACGGTCACGTACGGTCCTATGGGAAAAAGAACGGCAAACACGTCACCAAAAACTACACGCCGAAAAGTGCGTCGCCGGAGTCCTACGAAAAAGTAACGGTTGTTGCGAACCAGAATTATCGTGTCGAGACCAACGGGTTCGGTCAGGTTTTCCTGAACGACTACCCCATCCCCTCGGGCGGACCCGACGCCGCTGAGCTAGTGGGATACCTGGCAGAGCACTGCCAAGGTGACCGGTGGTGTCACGGTGAGTTCCATTGTGGGAATTACTTGAGTTGCGACCAGATGAACACATACCTGGACGCAAATGCCGTTTTGTATCAGATTTGTACGAAAGGCTACTGTAGCAATGACTTTTGGGAAAAGGTGGCCGACGACAACATTATTTTGGTCGGACTCGTGCATGGAATGTTCGAAGGGTTGGGGGCCGTCGGTGGCGGTGGTCGTAGGATAAAGACTGGCTTGCCGCTTCACAGTGACTTCCGATACTATTTGAGTGCCTGCAAGAATAGTTTCGCTTCGGCGACATTGGTCCTCATGGCAGACGGAAGCACCAAGAAGATCGAGCAGGTGGAGGTCGGCGACATGGTGCTGGCGACCGACCCTGAAACCGGCCGGACTGCGCAAAAAAGTGTCACCGACACGATCACGGGAGATGGCGACAAAAGCCTCGTTGCTGTAACAATCGAGTCAGATAAGGGCAATCCGGGAGCCGAAGGTAAAACCCTGATTGCTACCGACCGGCACCCATTCTGGCTTCCAAAACTTGATAAGTGGGTGGATGCTGATGATCTCGAAATCGGACAATGGCTTCGCACCTCCACTGGCACCTACGTGCAGATTTCGGCGATCAGCCGGTGGGTCGAGCGCCGCACCGTCTACAATCTAACCGTCGCCGACATCCATACATACTATGTGCTCGCCGACAACACGCCGGTACTTGTGCACAACTGCCCGGTCGCTCCAGGGGGGCGCCCCGGCAAGGATTTCACTCCTGCCGAGAAAAGGGCAGTGTGGGACGAGAATGGAAATAGTTATGGTGTGAATGTTTGTGAGCGTTGTGGCGTAGAGGTTTCGAAGCCGAGAAAATCGGAGCGCGGTGTCACTCCACCCACCAACGAAGGGCAGGTTGATCATATCGTACCCAAGTCCCGTGGCGGGTCGGGCGACAGGTCGAACGGACAGTTGCTATGTCGTTTATGCAACCGGGAGAAGTGGGATAACTAG
- a CDS encoding D-alanine--D-alanine ligase family protein yields MTSPAKTRVAIVFGGRSTEHAISCVSAGSILAALDTDEYEIVPVGITRAGRWVLTTGDGSQLAITDRQLPEITDRSGSAVVLPADPTGNGIMVLDPADGPAAALAGVDVVFPALHGAYGEDGTIQGLLEMAGIPYVGAGVFASAAAMDKEFTKKLATVEGIPTGPYAVLRPGVSLSDADKERLGLPVFVKPSRAGSSYGITKVSDWADLDAAVATAREIDPKVLIEAAIVGREVECGVIEGEAGGGPEASLLAEVRVVTDHEFYDFEAKYLDNSCEYDIPAGLSEQVTRQVQDYACRTFTALDCAGLARVDFFVTDDDQIYLNEINTMPGFTPTSMFPRMWAAAGLEYPKLVDRLIRTALSRGTGLR; encoded by the coding sequence GTGACCAGCCCAGCCAAGACCCGCGTCGCCATCGTCTTCGGCGGCCGCAGCACCGAGCACGCGATCTCCTGCGTCAGCGCCGGCAGCATCCTGGCCGCCCTGGACACCGACGAGTACGAGATCGTCCCGGTCGGCATCACCCGCGCCGGGCGGTGGGTGCTCACCACCGGCGACGGCAGCCAGCTGGCCATCACCGACCGGCAACTGCCGGAGATCACCGACCGGTCCGGCTCGGCCGTGGTGCTGCCCGCCGACCCGACCGGCAACGGGATCATGGTGCTCGACCCGGCGGACGGCCCGGCCGCCGCCCTGGCCGGCGTCGACGTCGTCTTCCCGGCGCTGCACGGCGCGTACGGCGAGGACGGCACCATCCAGGGGCTGCTGGAGATGGCCGGCATCCCGTACGTCGGGGCCGGGGTGTTCGCCTCGGCCGCCGCGATGGACAAGGAGTTCACCAAGAAGCTGGCCACCGTCGAGGGCATCCCGACCGGTCCGTACGCGGTGCTGCGCCCCGGGGTGAGCCTCAGCGACGCCGACAAGGAGCGCCTCGGCCTGCCGGTGTTCGTCAAGCCGTCGCGGGCCGGTTCGTCGTACGGCATCACCAAGGTCTCCGACTGGGCCGACCTGGACGCGGCCGTCGCCACCGCCCGGGAGATCGACCCGAAGGTGCTGATCGAGGCGGCGATCGTCGGCCGTGAGGTCGAGTGCGGGGTGATCGAGGGTGAGGCCGGCGGCGGCCCCGAGGCGTCCCTGCTGGCCGAGGTACGGGTGGTCACCGACCACGAGTTCTACGACTTCGAGGCCAAGTATCTCGACAACTCCTGCGAGTACGACATCCCGGCCGGGTTGTCGGAGCAGGTCACCCGGCAGGTGCAGGACTACGCCTGCCGCACGTTCACCGCGCTGGACTGCGCCGGGCTGGCCCGGGTCGACTTCTTCGTCACCGACGACGACCAGATCTACCTCAACGAGATCAACACGATGCCGGGGTTCACCCCGACGTCGATGTTCCCGCGGATGTGGGCGGCCGCTGGCCTGGAGTACCCGAAGCTGGTGGACCGGCTGATCCGTACCGCCCTGAGCCGGGGCACCGGGCTGCGCTGA
- a CDS encoding thiamine-phosphate kinase, which yields MNVAQAGEFGLISRVTARLHPGAATLLGPGDDAAVVAASDGRVVASTDVLVEGRHFRRDWSSAVDVGHRAAAANLADIVAMGAVPTSLLVALCAPPETDAGWAEDLAVGLSDEAAKVGASVVGGDMSASPTLTIAVTALGDLHGATPVLRSGAHAGDVLAIAGRLGYAAAGYTVLSRGFRSPKLLVEAYRRPEVPYAAGPAAANVGASAMIDISDGLIADLGHVATASRVGIDLRRAAFEVPPQMRDTANALGVDPYQWIFGGGDDHALAATFPEDLPLPKGWRRVGHVVKGAGVTVDGQPYQGVAGWEHFQ from the coding sequence GTGAATGTGGCACAGGCCGGTGAATTCGGGCTCATCTCCCGGGTCACCGCGCGGCTGCACCCGGGGGCCGCCACCCTGCTCGGCCCCGGCGACGACGCGGCCGTGGTGGCCGCCTCGGACGGCCGGGTGGTCGCCTCCACCGACGTGCTCGTCGAGGGCCGGCACTTCCGGCGGGACTGGTCCAGCGCCGTCGACGTCGGCCACCGCGCGGCCGCCGCGAACCTCGCCGACATCGTGGCGATGGGGGCGGTGCCGACCTCGCTGCTGGTGGCGCTCTGCGCCCCGCCGGAGACCGACGCCGGCTGGGCCGAGGACCTGGCGGTCGGCCTGTCCGACGAGGCGGCCAAGGTCGGCGCGAGCGTGGTCGGCGGCGACATGTCGGCCAGCCCGACCCTGACCATCGCGGTGACCGCCCTCGGCGACCTGCACGGCGCCACCCCGGTGCTGCGCAGCGGCGCGCACGCCGGTGACGTGCTGGCCATCGCGGGCCGGCTCGGCTACGCCGCCGCCGGCTACACGGTGCTGTCCCGGGGCTTCCGGTCACCGAAGCTGCTCGTGGAGGCGTACCGACGCCCCGAGGTGCCGTACGCCGCCGGCCCGGCCGCCGCGAACGTCGGCGCCAGCGCCATGATCGACATCTCGGACGGGCTGATCGCCGACCTGGGCCACGTCGCCACCGCCAGCCGGGTCGGTATCGACCTGCGCCGGGCCGCCTTCGAGGTGCCGCCGCAGATGCGCGACACCGCCAACGCGCTCGGCGTCGACCCGTACCAGTGGATCTTCGGCGGTGGTGACGACCACGCCCTGGCCGCGACGTTCCCCGAGGATCTGCCGCTGCCCAAGGGCTGGCGGCGGGTCGGCCACGTGGTCAAGGGCGCCGGGGTCACCGTCGACGGCCAGCCCTACCAGGGCGTCGCCGGCTGGGAACACTTCCAGTGA
- a CDS encoding DUF4262 domain-containing protein, which produces MQTKWPHDESCELCGVERESKIKAAGRRAGLLANIRNYGFHKVGVFSEIPEEPSFSYSIGLYHTRGHPEIIILGLDIETEFAILDTIAGLIKEGGEFRHGSESSDILSNMAVKFVEFSRSHYGDYLGQAENFYLTDNFPVLMVAWPDRDGVFPWAEGSPEWLMRRQPALWSRLPSV; this is translated from the coding sequence ATGCAGACAAAGTGGCCGCATGACGAATCCTGTGAGCTTTGTGGTGTTGAGCGTGAGTCAAAAATAAAGGCCGCTGGTCGGCGTGCTGGCCTGCTCGCAAACATACGCAATTACGGGTTTCATAAAGTGGGTGTGTTTTCTGAGATTCCGGAAGAGCCAAGCTTCTCATATTCGATCGGATTATACCACACTCGCGGCCATCCCGAGATCATTATCTTGGGCTTAGATATTGAGACGGAATTTGCGATTCTGGATACAATCGCAGGACTCATCAAAGAGGGTGGCGAGTTTCGGCATGGATCTGAATCGTCTGATATATTGAGTAATATGGCAGTCAAGTTTGTGGAATTTTCAAGATCTCATTATGGGGATTACTTGGGGCAGGCTGAGAACTTTTATCTGACGGACAACTTTCCGGTCCTGATGGTTGCTTGGCCTGATCGTGATGGGGTGTTTCCGTGGGCAGAGGGAAGTCCGGAATGGCTAATGCGGAGGCAGCCAGCCTTGTGGTCTAGATTGCCGAGTGTGTAG